The Malus sylvestris chromosome 12, drMalSylv7.2, whole genome shotgun sequence genome contains a region encoding:
- the LOC126591976 gene encoding putative F-box/FBD/LRR-repeat protein At4g03220 isoform X6, translating to MERKGKLLAIACPESVVDRFSNLPDEVAHHILSVVSLKELIRIGTLSKRCKGLYLSTPSLKFRSSYNEDKQGQLNMLNSFDRFLILRGGNKVQKFQVHLDLCSSLPDEIFRVITWIHIAARCNVEVLDLQLSVLKNDMASFELPSCIFLCGSLRSLIVNLYTVLKVPSFAGSTNLQHLKLTEVQIDDRFFKWISSSCKCIKELQLYDVRTVNITIENSSLESFRFVSYKSGICHLNISGEKLEDIHVDWEYYQPGSRSLTISAPNLKYFKWIGNLLNRQNLRELMCLEKAEIYLKPSRDICDFDNASEFLCSICRVKVLLLTHETMKALFKEVSMPLPFDNVSYLGLRITSLSDDLVPAMARGCNRKYWKSQKLNFTDQLKEVTIELSNGFNAMELARYILEQAQHLEKVFIFYLPHQSYVIKRVNQSKKVSAAKIVFRKKQRR from the exons ATGGAACGCAAGGGTAAGTTATTGGCTATTGCTTGTCCCGagagcgtagtagacaggtttAGTAATCTTCCAGATGAAGTCGCTCATCACATTCTTTCGGTTGTCTCTTTAAAAGAACTCATTCGAATAGGCACCCTGTCTAAAAGATGCAAAGGGCTTTATCTCTCAACCCCGTCATTGAAATTTCGGTCATCGTACAATGAAGATAAGCAGGGCCAATTAAACATGCTGAATTCTTTCGATAGGTTTTTGATTCTTCGTGGAGGTAATAAGGTACAGAAGTTTCAAGTACATTTGGATCTCTGTTCAAGCTTACCTGATGAGATTTTCCGAGTGATCACGTGGATCCACATTGCAGCAAGGTGTAATGTTGAAGTACTTGATCTTCAGTTGAGTGTACTCAAAAATGATATGGCTTCGTTTGAATTGCCATCTTGCATCTTTCTTTGTGGATCTTTGAGGTCTCTAATTGTGAACCTGTATACAGTTCTTAAAGTTCCCTCCTTTGCCGGTTCCACTAATCTCCAACACTTAAAGTTGACTGAGGTTCAAATAGATGACCGCTTTTTCAAATGGATCTCAAGTTCCTGCAAATGCATCAAGGAATTGCAGCTTTATGATGTTAGAACAGTAAATATCACCATTGAAAACTCATCTTTGGAATCATTTAGGTTTGTGTCATATAAAAGTGGCATCTGCCATCTTAACATCTCAGGTGAGAAACTTGAAGATATTCATGTAGATTGGGAATATTATCAACCTGGCAGCAGATCATTAACTATTTCTGCTCCAAATCTCAAATATTTCAAATGGATTGGGAATTTATTGAACCGCCAGAATCTCAGGGAATTAATGTGTTTAGAAAAGGCAGAGATTTATTTGAAGCCTAGTAGAGATATCTGTGACTTTGACAACGCATCCGAGTTTCTTTGCAGTATATGCAGGGTTAAAGTTCTTCTTCTAACCCATGAGACCATGAAG GCTTTGTTCAAGGAAGTTTCCATGCCCCTGCCGTTCGATAATGTTTCTTACTTGGGTTTGCGCATTACGAGCTTGAGTGATGACCTAGTCCCAGCAatg GCACGTGGGTGTAATAGGAAATACTGGAAATCCCAAAAACTGAATTTTACAGATCAGCTTAAGGAGGTAACAATAGAGCTTTCCAACGGGTTCAATGCCATGGAGTTAGCAAGGTATATTCTCGAGCAAGCTCAGCATTTGGAGAAAGTGTTCATATTCTATTTACCCCACCAGTCATATGTCATAAAAAGAGTAAATCAAAGCAAGAAAGTATCCGCTGCCAAAATTGTCTTTCGCAAGAAACAGCGGAGATGA
- the LOC126591976 gene encoding uncharacterized protein LOC126591976 isoform X10: MNSGFLILRGGNKVQKFQVHLDLCSSLPDEIFRVITWIHIAARCNVEVLDLQLSVLKNDMASFELPSCIFLCGSLRSLIVNLYTVLKVPSFAGSTNLQHLKLTEVQIDDRFFKWISSSCKCIKELQLYDVRTVNITIENSSLESFRFVSYKSGICHLNISGEKLEDIHVDWEYYQPGSRSLTISAPNLKYFKWIGNLLNRQNLRELMCLEKAEIYLKPSRDICDFDNASEFLCSICRVKVLLLTHETMKALFKEVSMPLPFDNVSYLGLRITSLSDDLVPAMARGCNRKYWKSQKLNFTDQLKEVTIELSNGFNAMELARYILEQAQHLEKVFIFYLPHQSYVIKRVNQSKKVSAAKIVFRKKQRR; the protein is encoded by the exons ATGAATTCTGG GTTTTTGATTCTTCGTGGAGGTAATAAGGTACAGAAGTTTCAAGTACATTTGGATCTCTGTTCAAGCTTACCTGATGAGATTTTCCGAGTGATCACGTGGATCCACATTGCAGCAAGGTGTAATGTTGAAGTACTTGATCTTCAGTTGAGTGTACTCAAAAATGATATGGCTTCGTTTGAATTGCCATCTTGCATCTTTCTTTGTGGATCTTTGAGGTCTCTAATTGTGAACCTGTATACAGTTCTTAAAGTTCCCTCCTTTGCCGGTTCCACTAATCTCCAACACTTAAAGTTGACTGAGGTTCAAATAGATGACCGCTTTTTCAAATGGATCTCAAGTTCCTGCAAATGCATCAAGGAATTGCAGCTTTATGATGTTAGAACAGTAAATATCACCATTGAAAACTCATCTTTGGAATCATTTAGGTTTGTGTCATATAAAAGTGGCATCTGCCATCTTAACATCTCAGGTGAGAAACTTGAAGATATTCATGTAGATTGGGAATATTATCAACCTGGCAGCAGATCATTAACTATTTCTGCTCCAAATCTCAAATATTTCAAATGGATTGGGAATTTATTGAACCGCCAGAATCTCAGGGAATTAATGTGTTTAGAAAAGGCAGAGATTTATTTGAAGCCTAGTAGAGATATCTGTGACTTTGACAACGCATCCGAGTTTCTTTGCAGTATATGCAGGGTTAAAGTTCTTCTTCTAACCCATGAGACCATGAAG GCTTTGTTCAAGGAAGTTTCCATGCCCCTGCCGTTCGATAATGTTTCTTACTTGGGTTTGCGCATTACGAGCTTGAGTGATGACCTAGTCCCAGCAatg GCACGTGGGTGTAATAGGAAATACTGGAAATCCCAAAAACTGAATTTTACAGATCAGCTTAAGGAGGTAACAATAGAGCTTTCCAACGGGTTCAATGCCATGGAGTTAGCAAGGTATATTCTCGAGCAAGCTCAGCATTTGGAGAAAGTGTTCATATTCTATTTACCCCACCAGTCATATGTCATAAAAAGAGTAAATCAAAGCAAGAAAGTATCCGCTGCCAAAATTGTCTTTCGCAAGAAACAGCGGAGATGA